A stretch of Gorilla gorilla gorilla isolate KB3781 chromosome 9, NHGRI_mGorGor1-v2.1_pri, whole genome shotgun sequence DNA encodes these proteins:
- the IGF2 gene encoding insulin-like growth factor 2 isoform X2, with protein MVSPDPQIIVVAPETELASMQVQRTEDGVTIIQIFWVGRKGELLRRTPVSSAMQTPMGIPMGKSMLVLLTFLAFASCCIAAYRPSETLCGGELVDTLQFVCGDRGFYFSRPASRVSRRSRGIVEECCFRSCDLALLETYCATPAKSERDVSTPPTVLPDNFPRYPVGKFFQYDTWKQTTQRLRRGLPALLRARRGHVLAKELQAFREAKRHRPLIALPTQDPAHGGAPPEMASNRK; from the exons ATGGTTTCCCCAGACCCCCAAATTATCGTGGTGGCCCCCGAGACTGAACTCGCGTCTATGCAAGTCCAACGCACTGAGGACGGGGTAACCATTATCCAGATATTTTGGGTGGGCCGCAAAGGCGAGCTACTTAGACGCACCCCGGTGAGCTCGGCCATGCAG ACACCAATGGGAATCCCAATGGGGAAGTCGATGCTGGTGCTTCTCACCTTCTTGGCCTTCGCCTCGTGCTGCATTGCTGCTTACCGCCCCAGTGAGACCCTGTGCGGCGGGGAGCTGGTGGACACCCTCCAGTTCGTCTGTGGGGACCGCGGCTTCTACTTCA GCAGGCCCGCAAGCCGTGTGAGCCGTCGCAGCCGTGGCATCGTTGAGGAGTGCTGTTTCCGCAGCTGTGACCTGGCCCTCCTGGAGACGTACTGTGCTACCCCCGCCAAGTCCGAGAGGGACGTGTCGACCCCTCCGACCGTGCTTCCG GACAACTTCCCCAGATACCCCGTGGGCAAGTTCTTCCAATATGACACCTGGAAGCAGACCACCCAGCGCCTGCGCAGGGGCCTGCCTGCCCTCCTGCGTGCCCGCCGGGGTCACGTGCTCGCCAAGGAGCTCCAGGCGTTCAGGGAGGCCAAGCGTCACCGTCCCCTGATTGCTCTACCCACCCAAGACCCCGCCCACGGGGGCGCCCCCCCAGAGATGGCCAGCAATCGGAAGTGA
- the IGF2 gene encoding insulin-like growth factor 2 isoform X1, translating to MGIPMGKSMLVLLTFLAFASCCIAAYRPSETLCGGELVDTLQFVCGDRGFYFSRPASRVSRRSRGIVEECCFRSCDLALLETYCATPAKSERDVSTPPTVLPDNFPRYPVGKFFQYDTWKQTTQRLRRGLPALLRARRGHVLAKELQAFREAKRHRPLIALPTQDPAHGGAPPEMASNRK from the exons ATGGGAATCCCAATGGGGAAGTCGATGCTGGTGCTTCTCACCTTCTTGGCCTTCGCCTCGTGCTGCATTGCTGCTTACCGCCCCAGTGAGACCCTGTGCGGCGGGGAGCTGGTGGACACCCTCCAGTTCGTCTGTGGGGACCGCGGCTTCTACTTCA GCAGGCCCGCAAGCCGTGTGAGCCGTCGCAGCCGTGGCATCGTTGAGGAGTGCTGTTTCCGCAGCTGTGACCTGGCCCTCCTGGAGACGTACTGTGCTACCCCCGCCAAGTCCGAGAGGGACGTGTCGACCCCTCCGACCGTGCTTCCG GACAACTTCCCCAGATACCCCGTGGGCAAGTTCTTCCAATATGACACCTGGAAGCAGACCACCCAGCGCCTGCGCAGGGGCCTGCCTGCCCTCCTGCGTGCCCGCCGGGGTCACGTGCTCGCCAAGGAGCTCCAGGCGTTCAGGGAGGCCAAGCGTCACCGTCCCCTGATTGCTCTACCCACCCAAGACCCCGCCCACGGGGGCGCCCCCCCAGAGATGGCCAGCAATCGGAAGTGA